From Maniola jurtina chromosome 7, ilManJurt1.1, whole genome shotgun sequence:
TGAGTAACGCCGCGCCAGTGGTTGGCACCGGTGTCGACGGGATACACGTTGTACTCGCGACAGGGACGCGCGCGGCGCCGGCTCGCGGCGCACGGCGACAACGACACGCGGGATTTGGACAGGGGACTGAGATTCAAAGGAATAAGGGATCAAGTAACTTGATACATAGATGAATCATAAACACCTCATATCATCGTCATAATCACAGCACTCGTGAGTATCGCCGCGCCAGTAGTTGGCATTGGTGTCGACGTTACATACGTAGTACTCGCGACAGGGAAGCGCGCGGCGACGGCTCGCGGCACACGGCTACAATGACACGCGGGATTTGGACAGAGATTCAAAGGAATAAGGGATCAAGTATCTTGATAAATTGATAAGCCCTACATAAACACCTCATATCACTGTCATAATCACAACACTCGAGTATCACCGCGCCAGTAGTTGGCACTGGTGTCGGCGTTACATACATTGTACTCGCGACAGGGACGAGGTGACGCACGGCGATATTGACACGCGGGATTTATACAGGGGACTGACATTCAAAGGAATGGGGGTGCGAATGACTTGATGAATGGGTAAACCTTACATAAACATCTCATATCATCGTCATAATCACAGCACGCATGAGTATCGCCGCACCAGTAGTTGGCACTGGTGTCGACGTTACATATTACGTTGTACTCGGGACAGAGACGAGGTGACGCACGGCGATATTGACACGCGGGATTTGTACAGGGGACTGACATTCAAAGGAATGAGGGTGCAAATTACTTTTAGAATagatgaatcacactaatattataaaggcgaaagtgtgtgtgtgtgtgtgtgtgtgtgtgtgtgtgtgtgtgtgtgtgtgtgtgtgtgtgtgtgtgtgtgtgtgcgtgcgtgcgtgcgtgtgtgtgtcgtgtgtttgttactccttcacgcaaaaactactggacggattgggctgaaatttagaatggagatagattatactctgcgCCACACGGCTACAATGACACGCGGGATTTGGACAGAGGACTGATATTCAAAGGAATGAGGGATCAAGTAGCTTGATAAATAGATAAACCTTACATAAACACCTCATATCATCGTCATAATCACAGTACTCGTGAGTACCGACGCGCCAGTAGTTGGCACTGATGTCGACCTTATATATGTTGTACTTGCAACGTCCGCGATGGAAGAATTTGTGCAGAGGACTGAGGTTCAATGAAATAAGGGTTAGGGTAAGGGAAGGTTAAACTATGAATGAAGTATATTATAGTGATTTAGGTGTAACAACTCACTTGGGATAGCGGCAAGAGGCGCCGACGTCCGCTTCCACACTGCAACACGACCTCGAGCCAATAGAACGCGAACGCGACCTGGATCGAGACCGCAAGTTCTTATGGCAAGTTCTGAAACAAAATGTATCTGCTTGTCTATTTTTTTGTTGGCTTACTGTCTAATTATATCATCTCTGAAGtcagattattatattattaaggcCATATGAAGTGCTTgttttataacaacaaattattatctacacACTAGATAAGTCAATACAATTCCTTATTTGCATAATGTACCTACCatcctacaagaaataatacttttaaacaattttttattttcatggcggcctttttgttgttatagcggcaatagaaataaatacacattctgtgacaatTTCAACTCTCGACCTATTAGGGTTtaggagatacagcccgctgacagacagacagacaaacagacggacggacggacagcggagtcttagtaatagggtcccattggcacccttcgggtctggaaccctaaaaaataagcCTATATTCATTACCTATGGTACTGTGCTGAATGGCAAACTTGTTTCTGTCGTGGGCCGTCCAAGTCCTTCGGTCCACAGTAACATGGGTCTGCCTTGCTCATATTGTACATGCAACCTGAGTTCCATACTTCATCTATACGGACTTTCGTTGAGATCTCTATCTTCGGTGACAGGATACCCTGAAAAAATGTAGAGCAAATGTGttctattttaaatttcaatagCTTGCAAGGAATGTATTTCatgtattatgtaaatgataaaagagcgtggatttgacctgcaattcgctcacTCATAAATTTATGAAAACCCTGCAGGATACAGGATGAGGCATCAGGATATACAATAACACTTACAGGAAAGTCCTTAGATCTCCGCATGAGGAGATCTACTCCATCTGATGAACACATGTTAGGTGGGAACAGTACATCGTTCATTGCACCGAGGTACTGAgctaatattatacaattcCCTGTCACACAGTTCTCGCACCACTGCACCAGTTCACAGTATATCGTTTCATCCTCTGTAAAATATGGCAACCTTGAGATTCCAGCTCAAAACTTGGTAAGGGGACAAGGGATCAATACTTGGAGATTAACAGACAGTCAATTCTATACCAAAAGATCAAAATTACGAGCACACCAAGAAGAATTCTTCAAATATTACAGGATGTCAATGAAATCCTTTGATTCAGATTGTTTAAGAACTAGGGAGtgacatcggctactttttatcccggaaatatCATACAGTTCAAACTGGATTTTTGAGAATTTAAGTCCATGCGGacggggcatcagctagtttcagaAATTTTATGAGTTCTCACAGCACTTTACTGCAACTCACATCTATCATTGTCTATACACAATGTGGCAGGAAATAGAGTACTGTGTGTCTTGAAAATaaatcgatcaagccacctttcaaacaaaaaaaaactaaattaaaatcggttcattagtttaggagctacgatgccacagacagatacacagatacatacgtcaaacttataacacccatctttttgggttgggggttaaaaatacttcttACTTAGCAGACAGCAGATGTTATTCAGTGCGCAACTCTCCTGAAATCTTTTACGGAAGTAGAACACGTCTCTGAAGGCGAGAGGAAAGCAGGGCGGAAGCAAGCAGGTCTGGTAACTGGTGCCCAAGGCAAAGATGGTGAGAGACACGCGACCATCCTGGCATAGCCACACCCCGGGGCATGACAcctgaaaatatatttaatttacagtAAATAGATCTGACTCTattttttaagcatgattgtcgtgaAGCCGAAATCTAtcaagcaataaaaaaattataaaaatgttaaatgtGAGATCCTTTGATATAGAATAGTGGTATACATATATGGCAGATCATCGCTTAAGTGCTCATTGTTAAaataagaacaaaaaaaaaaattctattataaaatttacgactgcaataagttacttatttttttgcttttatttttcaggCCACTGAAGCACTTATTACAAATCCTGTAGATACTCATATCATTGGTGAGGCCTTTCTCTctcttgtaaataaaaaatcctcattgctgaggattCCATTTATAGTGGAAGCGCTTCATCATcaacagtttttattataaaagcaGACTCTGAGATTGACATGTTAATTATAAACATACAGCTGAAAGCAttggatctagaaacttgaaacgTATAATACCTAGGTTTTATATAGGGTTCTATATATCGTAGAACCTAAATAAGAGAGGACTTTCACAAATCACAAATTCTACACAAGGTAAGCTGGGGTGGGTCAGCTAGTGTATTATTGATAGGAGGCTTTACCTTTTGAACTTCAATTTCTATAGTCAACTCAATCAGTTTAGGCATAGCGCGGTGTCAACCATAACCGTATTTTTCTAACAGTATTTAAACAACAGACATTTTCACTCTTCgtcattttatttttccatGGTTAgctttcatttaattaaaataaaaaactacttTACAAACACATCctcatttttaaacaaaatgtcacatttgttttttttttttttttaattgaaaatattacaataaaacttaaagctagccttatctaattactgtacaaatcatgcccgcgtggaatggtgccaagaatactggctgcatttccgcgttggacagccaggctgatccgttgcgcaaaaaatgagccagcccttctgtcacccgatgaggctattaaacgcggtttaatagcctcatcggctAACTGAGAAGTGACAACACATTTGTTGTCATTTCTCAGTTGTCAAACGCTCCAACGGTTACCATGGCAACATCATAATTTATGTACTAATGAGTGATTATCTATGGTAAAGTCTAAAATGTCCAGAGTCTACGTCACTACGTTTTGACATATCAATCGATGtcatattttgtcaaaaaaaattgagaatgagtgggaatttgaaaattcgttattttcttgtataattttattgattttctaaaaaacataataagtattataatgaCGAAAGCAGCATCAGTCCTCCATTGGTTTCGTCTCGATTTGCGTTTGCACGACAATCTTGCACTTCGCAACGCAATAAACGAAGTCAGTATACATAACcaaacttttttgttttgtattttatttatttaataagtacaGTAGTTTTCTTTTACTAacaaatctttaatttgtcAACAGGCAGAAAACCGTAAACACATTTTGAGGCCAACGTATGTTTTAGACCcagatataaaaaataaagttggcAGGAACAGGTTAAAGTTTCTAATACAGAGCTTGCGAGACCTTGATGCAAACTTACGTAAAATCAACAGTCGATTGTTCATTATCAAGGGAAGGGCTGTGGATTGCCTTCCACAACTATTTGAGAAGTGGCAGGTGAAATTCATAACCTTACAAGTTGATATTGACccagaattggttaaacaaGATGAAGTTATAGAGAAAATATGTGAAGAAAAGGACATATTCATGGTTAAGAGGGTCCAGCATACTGTATATGATTTTAATACAACCTTAAGGAACAATAATGGCAATGTTCCATTGACCTACCAAAAGTTTCTTTCACTTGTTGCTAGCACTCAAGTAAAAGATACAATAGAAATTACAAAACAGGTGTCTGAGGATTGTAAAGGGTCAGAATTTGATTCTAAAGATGATGATATATCTTTGCTTGATGATTTGGGGTTTACTGAAGAAGATTTA
This genomic window contains:
- the LOC123866873 gene encoding spermatogenesis associated 6-like protein isoform X2 produces the protein MPKLIELTIEIEVQKVSCPGVWLCQDGRVSLTIFALGTSYQTCLLPPCFPLAFRDVFYFRKRFQESCALNNICCLLKDETIYCELVQWCENCVTGNCIILAQYLGAMNDVLFPPNMCSSDGVDLLMRRSKDFPGILSPKIEISTKVRIDEVWNSGCMYNMSKADPCYCGPKDLDGPRQKQVCHSAQYHRTCHKNLRSRSRSRSRSIGSRSCCSVEADVGASCRYPKGNDSVNINSSTKDERLQKLLLESRYIDQDVYNNECTPRTNKKTKLTPCVCEICRKYHELFHNNTEES
- the LOC123866873 gene encoding spermatogenesis-associated protein 6 isoform X1; this translates as MPKLIELTIEIEVQKVSCPGVWLCQDGRVSLTIFALGTSYQTCLLPPCFPLAFRDVFYFRKRFQESCALNNICCLLKDETIYCELVQWCENCVTGNCIILAQYLGAMNDVLFPPNMCSSDGVDLLMRRSKDFPGILSPKIEISTKVRIDEVWNSGCMYNMSKADPCYCGPKDLDGPRQKQVCHSAQYHRTCHKNLRSRSRSRSRSIGSRSCCSVEADVGASCRYPNPLSKSRVSLSPCAASRRRARPCREYNVYPVDTGANHWRGVTHDGCDYDDDDNMRGNDSVNINSSTKDERLQKLLLESRYIDQDVYNNECTPRTNKKTKLTPCVCEICRKYHELFHNNTEES